The following is a genomic window from Onthophagus taurus isolate NC chromosome 1, IU_Otau_3.0, whole genome shotgun sequence.
TACATATTCAACAATCTaatgataatatttaaatagtaggagtaatatattattatttcatacCAAATATTTTGGATTAACATAATTTTGTACATTTAATATTGCAGACCACCAAAAGTATTGACAAGGTAATTGTAAAGCTTTCGACATCTTTTTCCATAAAGGTCCAGATccaataaattgaattaaagtAGCCACAATCATCACAGCAATCGCATAAGATGGGGCTAATCGAATAAATCTAtgcaaattaaacaaaaataaactaactTTTCCATTATTGCTACTAAGTTGTTTCATAGTGAAATAAGTTACTAAAAGTCCACTCAACATGAAGAACGTATCAACTGAGACTGTTCCTCCTATTATAATTGTACTTCGATATCTTAATAACCACTAAAATAATACGTAATATAGTACAagaattaagttattttaagtTTCTATATTACATCTGTTAAATCCAAAGAATTTACAGCTGGTACAAATAAAGTCATTAAAAATCTATGTCCAAGCACCACGTaggaaatacttaaaaatcgTATTCcgtgtaaaaaattaaaacccaACGAATTTTGGGTGTTATAACTGAAAATATACAATGTATTACTGTAAAGTGAGAATATCCTGCATAAAACGCTTTTGTCATTTGCTCGACGTCTATTTATCAAATCGATTATTGTCGAAAGTACTgatattgtaaatataaatagtattaatcctctaaaataaaaattaattaatttttggtgaattttaattaaaaagaaaatacattGCGAAATATTGGGTTGTACCAAAACTTGGTGCATCTTTAACGCTGTAACAATCGTCATCTGTTAGCGTAATTTCTAAATCTAAACCTTCCcctaatgattttattagTTTAGTGAAATGGGATAAAATATCTTGGGTTGGACAAGATTCTGGGATACAAACTGACCATTGGAGACTTGCTCCTTCTAAACTTCCTtgcattttttcaaatctctaaaaataagaaattattttttgatgtattagtaatttatatgaatttaattttattactttttcacttatatttctaaaagttaaaacttttttaatgatattttgtgTCGGTACAATTTTGACACTGCAATGTTTTCCAATAATTTTTCCAGAACAAGTATTTGCTTCGATATTAATACATTGAGAGAAATCACCAAAATCCATTAAATTACCGGAAAAGATCCCTGGTTGTAGTTTTGATGACGAATCAAACACTAAAATGTGATTTtgaaaacattgaaaattgattaaaaaattaaatactttttaaagcCCATGGTTCGAAAGCGCGTAaagctttcttatattccaAACTGTGAATTTCGCACAACTCATTCTCCGGTTTCTTAATAATATAGTTCGCTACAACCTGATTCATAATCAAACTTTGTTTCTTAGTTAATTTCAACGGAGTTTTGTCACATTCTTcgatattttcattttgactCGTGTAATTTTGACCAATTTCATTATTTGATTtcgtttgatttaaaatcgaagAAGTTAACACACACAGAAATAAAACGGACGCTGAAAGCAACATGTTGAGAAATactgaaagtaattttattaattccataactaaagttattattgaagtttttattattaatgttagtTTTGCAAACATGCGATGAGAACAAGGAAACTTTGCTTATTGATTGATTGGTGTAGTTTCCTTTTAGTTTAGTTTCATGGATTATTGAAACCGATATAAATAGTTCTGtatctttaaaattagatttaaccGTCGTTTATTTAGTGTAGATAATGTACCGAACCCCGTTTTGAAAGTGCACATATGTACTCCAACACCGCTAATAATTCTTGGGTGGTCGGACCGGGTGACATATGTTATGCAACAAATTAATGGACCGATGTTTATTTAACGTACTGACAGCAATACGTCACCCGTCGTCGCCTGCGGAAGTCTTCTGACTCCTTTTAAACTTGCCGATATCTTATATCCAAAGATTATTACATTTAACATCATAATgaatttataagaaattataattaaaaatcattttgattataagttatgataattttatattaatttcgaatattatcatttcattttttatttaagccaACTGAAAGATTCGCTTTGACTATATTTTATACGTCATTGTATCAAAATCCTCAGAAATAGAGTAATAATTAGAGTAATAGGCTAATGCACGTTATATCAGCaatatacagtgctagcgtaaagtaaccccccccctgtttaacttccgaacaaattgagatatcactatgaacaaaaaaacgtcagtttctatattttatcagcacaaatattttcttatggaaaattttgccatcacttttagtttttccggaaaatagatcaactttgtttttttaaatggaacacccagtatattatggtatcttccgaaagatgaaaacaatacgaatccaacggtaccttacaatcaaatatcggtttattagtttttcgcataaaaattaaacaaaatgcggaattttgccggaaaaaccaacgtatcttcgtcgactacctgtcgaaatgcaatcggccaggtaaatggtggacggtagGTTAACGGTCGGTATACGCTCGAGCTaagacggatttaaaattgcaagttcaattacttattttttttagaaatgaaataaaagttgtttggaagtatattaaatttatgaattaatc
Proteins encoded in this region:
- the LOC111421133 gene encoding nose resistant to fluoxetine protein 6-like yields the protein MLNRVREETIQRWYHCLEVQASVLFLCVLTSSILNQTKSNNEIGQNYTSQNENIEECDKTPLKLTKKQSLIMNQVVANYIIKKPENELCEIHSLEYKKALRAFEPWALKMFDSSSKLQPGIFSGNLMDFGDFSQCINIEANTCSGKIIGKHCSVKIVPTQNIIKKVLTFRNISEKRFEKMQGSLEGASLQWSVCIPESCPTQDILSHFTKLIKSLGEGLDLEITLTDDDCYSVKDAPSFGTTQYFAIGLILFIFTISVLSTIIDLINRRRANDKSVLCRIFSLYSNTLYIFSYNTQNSLGFNFLHGIRFLSISYVVLGHRFLMTLFVPAVNSLDLTDWLLRYRSTIIIGGTVSVDTFFMLSGLLVTYFTMKQLSSNNGKVSLFLFNLHRFIRLAPSYAIAVMIVATLIQFIGSGPLWKKMSKALQLPCQYFWWSAILNVQNYVNPKYLCIIQTWYLTNDFIYYMFSPILIYPLWKWKYMGWFILFIVYLLSIFLNFYVAWVNKYGAGMLVTTNLAHDDYFTNHYISPHTRAGTYILGVALGAILYKTRNKKIKMNAVTVTFGWMWSTILMVSTILENHIFQREDHPYNRFEDSFYISMSRSAWTLGVMWMVWACKHGYGGPVNFLLSHPIFQVLGKLSYSIFIWHMLLQFLNNGALKLPIYFSDFSIAYKYLGDMCLIVAFSFGYTIIFECPFLNISRILKH